TTATTTGCAAACCTAATCCTAGAAACCCACAAAGGTGTAGATTTTAGTTTTGTTTAACTTAATTCGCTTTAACTTAAACAATATAGCCCCTATATTTACAACTCTCAAAATTGAAGACTTCGGTAAATGCTCTTTTGAAACTACTTATGAAAATTTACAAGCTACACAGCATTCAAAAACTACCCATTTCACTTGATGAAGCCTGGGACTTTTTGACTAATCCCAGAAACTTAGAAATGCTCACTCCTTCAGAAATGAACTTTAAAGTCTTTTCTGGGGCAGATCGTCCTATGTTTGCGGGGCAGTTGTTGCAATATACTGTAACACCGCTACCGGGATTTAATACTAAGTGGGTTTCAGAAATAACAGCTTTAAAAGAGAAAGAATATTTTATAGACGAGCAACGCTACGGTCCTTACGCTTTTTGGCATCACAAACATTTTATCAAAAAAATTCCCGGTGGTGTATCTATGGAAGATCTTGTAGATTACAAGCTACCTCTTGGCATTATAGGTAGAGCAGTACATCCTATTTTGGTTAAACCAAAATTAGATTCAATATTTGAGTATAGACAGGAACAGCTTTTAAAAATGTTTGGAGCTTACGTTGAACCAAAAAATATCGATAACGGTATTAGCAAACACGACATATTAAATTAAGTTATGAAAAAAAATATATTACTTATAGGAGGTTCTCACGGTATTGGAAAAGCAATTGTACAACTCATACACGAAGACTATAATGTATTTATCGCCTCTCGTACTAGTGAAGATTTAGATTTTTTAAATGCTACTCATA
The sequence above is a segment of the Leeuwenhoekiella sp. MAR_2009_132 genome. Coding sequences within it:
- a CDS encoding SRPBCC family protein, which codes for MKIYKLHSIQKLPISLDEAWDFLTNPRNLEMLTPSEMNFKVFSGADRPMFAGQLLQYTVTPLPGFNTKWVSEITALKEKEYFIDEQRYGPYAFWHHKHFIKKIPGGVSMEDLVDYKLPLGIIGRAVHPILVKPKLDSIFEYRQEQLLKMFGAYVEPKNIDNGISKHDILN